The genomic window TTACCGAGTCTTTCTCTCTTTCTTCTCTCCCTTTGCCAAAAGGGAGTACCCGAGTCTTCGAGGGGGAGGGATTTGTATTGATTTCACAAAAGAATTTCATACAAAGAAAATCCCCCTCAATCCCCCTTTTTCTAAGGGGGAGGAATTAGCTCTGGATTGCCACTTCACTCGAAGACTTCTCCTCGCAATGACTCTTTTTCCGTCTCCGCGAGATTTCGAGTCTTCGAGAAATCGTGGCGGTCCATGCGGATCGGACTGATTTGCCACGACTGAGCACGGCTTCGCAAAGACGGAAAGAAGTCCGGGCTAGATTGTCCCTGTGGAATAAAATCCAATTCCAAAGAGCAGTTTAGAGATTTCTAATCATTATTTCTTAAAAGAGTATTCTTCCAACGTTTTGAGTGTCATTTGTACTGTAGGATTAATCGTAGACACAAATATTGAAGAAGGAAATTGTTTCCTTAAAGGAGTGAGAACCTCATCAGCCCAAGAGGGTGTCAAAACTTTCACACCAGAAAAATCAATTTCTACTTTTTCATTCTTTTTAATTTCAGGAAGAGTATAGGCAGCCAAAACTAAATAAGCTTCTTTCCCCGCAGGACGAGAAACGAGCATTTCACCAAATTTTTTAAGCTCTATTTTCATACATTTTATTCATAGATAAAAGCAAGACATCCACAAATTTTTTCCTTATTTTCTAGTATACGCATTTCCCCTTTACAAAGATAAAGGTGTGCATTTCCAGAAAAAAAATCTAAAAAAATATCCATTTCTTCTACTACATTTTTTACAAATTTGAGACCATTTCCTCTGTTTTCAGGAGCCCGTCCAGATATTTTTTTTGTAAAAGCTACTTCAAGGGCATCTCGATCAAGAAGTAATGTAGCGTCCACTTTGTGAAGTGTTTCTAAGACACCTCTTCCTCTATCAGAAAGAAAAAGAGAGACTTTTCCTTCCGTATCTTTTTCATATCCAAATAAAACTCCTGGAACATCCTTCCAATTCCCAGCATTATGATCAAAAGAATTATTTCCAATTTCTCCGGCCAGCGCAGAAAAAAGATAAGCCCTTTCTTCGGGAACGCCCAAGCGGATAAGTTCTCCTGACATTCTCTCTAATCTTGCCTGAAAAACGTCTCGTGTTTCGCAATGCCAATCCGGAGAAATATCCTTCGGAATACATTCAGATCGAGAAAATTCATCTATACTTTTTTGGAGAGAAAATTTCATTTTTTTATCTTAGCAAAGAAGAAAAAAAATAACAACCATACTTTATTTTTTAATTAAAAAATCCAAAAAAGCATGTCTTTAATTTTTAATTTTTTACCATTCCTAAAACACGCACCCTTACGGTATTTAAAGATAATCTGCAAATCCAAAAGGATATTTTTTCCTTCCGTTTTCGCGAGGAGTCCGCGACGTGGCGGTCCATCTGAATTTCTGGATTACTTCGCTATGCTCACAAAGACGGAAAAAAATCCCCCTCAATCCCCCTTTTTCTAAGGGGGAGGAATCCGAACAACGAAAAGGAAATCTGGAGAGTTTTCCGCCAAAGGCGGATCGAGTCTCCATTCCTCGAAGAATCGTCGGTCGAAAAAACAGGAAGAAATAAAACTCATTCGCAAAAAAAGAAAGATTTAACCCCGATACAAACAACTTTTTTCGTACACTTCCACAAGTGATTTTGCACATAAAGAACTTTTGTAATGTTCTTCGGCATATAAATGACCGGCTTTTCCAAAAGATTTTGCTTTTTCTTCATTATCTAAAAGATGTTCTACAGCATCAGAAAATTCACTACTTTCTTTGGCATCAGAAGCGAGAAATCCTGTTACCTGATCAATAATCCTTTCTTGTGCACCACCAGAAGAAACAGCTACCACAGGAAGCCCTGCGTACATCGCTTCTTCCACAACAACAGCGCGGAAGTCTTCTTTGGAAACATACACAAAAACATCAGCGCAAGCATAATAATGTTTCATATCATATTTTGGTACTTCTTCAGCAAAAAATACTCGATTTCCTAAACCTCTCGCCACAACTTCTGTTCGAAAAAAATCTACAAGATTTCCTCCACCAACACAAAGAAGGTATACATTTTCTCTTCTTTTGATCAAAGATGTGAGTGATTGAAAAAGAAACTGTGAATTCTTCTCTTGCGTCACACGAGAAACTGACAAAAGTACTTTGGCATCACTTGGTATATCCCATTTTTTTCGAACAGCTGATCCATTGGGATCTAAAAAAAATTCAGGAACTACTCCCGTAGGAAGCACTACTATTTTCTGATTTAATGATGTTGCCTTTCGAAGCATTTCTCCGATAATTTCTGTTGGAACTATTGTCGTATTGGGTAATTCTTTTACAAGGCGTGATTTTTCTACAGAGATCGTATCTGAAACTGTTTGAATCCAAGGAACTCCCCTTTTCTTTGCCCATTCTCTCGCAATTTTTCCAAGACCATCATACTGTTGCGTATGCACGATATCTACATTCAAAGAATCAAGATCTTGTATAATCTGATGCGAATTCCACACAAGCCTCTTTCCAAAAATTTCTGTCACTCGATATCGGAAAACTCCCTCTTCCCGACCAAGACTCTTTCCCCGATGCGAAGCAAGTACGAAAACTACATGACCTTGTTTCATGAGTTCAAATCGCAAACTTTCTAAACCTCCAGATGATCCACGAGGATTTGGATAGTATTTATTCGTAACGAAAGCAATTTTCATACTCGTGTGTTTTATTTTTTGATTTTTTTCAAAATATTTCTCTACTGAGCCAACTCAACATTTCTAAAATCGCTATAACAAGAAGGTCTTATTCCCTCCCAAGTAAGCTTTGGCTTAGTAAGTTTTATCGTAAGGAGATCCCCTTCAGAACTTGCCAAAAGCTTTTCTAGCGTTTCGCCCGTTATTTGATTTTCTACAGCACCACCATCTCCATAATTCTGTGAAAATATGCCTTTCTGTTGTTCTAAATAACAACCAATACCTAAAGACGTATTCTTTTCTAAAAATCGTTCTACAGCATCCTCCTTTGCCTTTTTTGGAACAAAAGCAATGTATTCCAATTCACCCTGACACATTCCTTGCGGTTCGCAAGGAACTTTCTTTCGTTCAATATAACCCGTAACTTCAAAACTTCCTACGAAACCATTTTCGATTTCCTTCAGAGGTTCCTTATTTTCTTTTTCAATTCTTTCTGTTTCTTGTTTCATCTTCTCTATATCCTTTCTCATCTTTTCTTGCTCTTCAGGCGAGAGTCCTTCAGGAATAAGTATTTCCTCTTCTGTTTTCTGAGGTTCTTCTTGTGCTGTTTTTTCCTTTTCTGAAGAGAAAAAATTCTCTTTTACTTCACGAAAAAGAAAATAGCTAAAATATACACCAGAAGCCAAAAGACAAATTATTATAATAGAAAGAAAAACTATTTTTCTTCTCATACACATAGAATTCTTTAAAGATCTTCACGAATAAGTCGGATATCACTTCCTGCTGTAATTCCTGTGGAAGATTCATAACTTGCCCATCCTGTTTGACTTCCTGGATGCTGTGCCGTATCGGTCGATTGTTGTGACCATGAGCTTTGTAACCAAGAAAAAGTTGCTGCCTTTATAGTTTCAGCGTAATAGAAAAATGTCAAAGTAAAAGCTGAAACAGCTATAAGGAAAAAACTTCCCAAAAGCAATTTTTTATTCCTCTCGAAGAATGGGACGGTAGATATTTTTGAAAGAAGCACAGTTGGAGAAATAAATGCATTTCGCTTCCCAACGACACTATCCAAAGAGGGTCGTATAACTCTTTCTTCTTTTTGTTTTCTAAAAAAATTCATAAAAATAAAAATTTTATGGTATTTACTCTTGATCCAAGTATACCAGAAAAAATAAAACATACAAAATATTTTTCAATAGGGTCATTACTACGCTTCTTTCGTCAGAAAATTTTTATCAATCTTCGTAAAGGGAAACATAAAGATTTGATACTAAACCTTTTCTTCTCTACTTCTAAAGAAAAATCCTATGAGAGCAAACGAGAAGAAAATACCAAAATGAGATGTCCATATCCAATGATCCAGAAAAAGAAAAGGAAGTATCGTGCAAAAAATTCCCAAAGAAAAAAGCAATCGTCTTTTTATACCTTCTCGAAACAAAAACCCTATCAGCATAAGAAAGAATAAAAAACCTACTATTCCCAATTCAGAAAAAACAAGAAGAAAGACATTATGCACTGGCTGAAATTGAGCAATGTAAGAATCTTTATGGAATACATGCTCTTTCGTCCACATTGTAAAATTTCCAGCTCCCACACCCCAAATATTTTTTTGAATAAGTTCTTTGGATTGCAAAAAAAGTTCTTGTCTTTCTACAAAAGATTTTTCTTGAGCTAAAGTTTCTACAGGAAAACGATTAAAAAATAATTCTCGAACGGGAAAGAAAAAAATACCAAGTGAACACACTACAATAAAAGAAATGAACATCCATCGAAAAAGAAATTTCTTATATTCTTTCCAGAAAATAATACCCCCCATAACAAATAGCCATCCAAAAAAGAAACCTATCCATGTCGTTCGAGAAAATGAAAAAATAAGTCCCCAGAGAGAAAATGGAAGAAAAAACCACAATATATTGTATTTTTTTTCTTTTCCTAACACAAGACACATAGAGGCTAACGATATGATCGCCATAATTCCCCCGAATATATTGGGGTGAGAAAATCCTCCATAACTTCTAAGCCATCGGCCAGATTCATCTTTCAACACAGAAACGCCTGGCTTCCAAGATTCATATTCCGATAAACCCAAAAAAGTTATTTCCGGAGAATGTTGCGTTGTCCATTGAATAAGTCCAAGGAAAATATGAATACTCAAAGCTACTAAAAAGGTTTTATATGTTTTTGAAAAAGAAAGATCTCCATATCGAACACTTATAAAAAGCCCGAGAGAAAGAAAGAGTTTCCACGTAAAGAACAAGGCTATCGAAAAATCAAGAGCCCAAAAGCAGGAGAAAAGAGAAAAAATCACCATTCCCAAAAGACTCACTACCACGCCATCTTTCAAAAAAATACCATACTTTTGTCTTGGTATCTGCAAAAAGAAAAATGTCAAAAATCCCAAAAGAAAAAAATCACTGGCATAAAAAAGAATACTGGCATATTCCCATTTTTCACCCTCAATATATACATCTCGGAGTATCCAAACCGTCTGGAATGGTAAAGTAAAAACAAAAGCGTACCAAAAAAAATTTCTTATTTTTCCTTTCATAAAAAGATTAAAGTATCGAAATCCCTTATAAAGAAAGGCTCAAGCTAACAGGGCAATGATCAGAACCGTACACATCCCCAAGAATAGCTACTTCTTTTATATGATCCCTGAGCGACTCATTAACAAAAAAATAATCCAATCGCCACCCAACATTCCTTTCTCGAGCTCTCGTTTTGAGGTCCCACCACGAATACGCGATCTCTTTAGTATGAAGGAATCGAAAGGTATCACAAAATCCTGCCAAAGTAAGTTTATCCATCCAATCCCTTTCTATTCGTAAAAAACCGGTATTTTTTTCATTTTCTTTGGGTCTAGCAAGGTCTATTTCATTATGAGCAGTATTCACATCGCCACAAAAAATAACATTTTTTCCTTCTTTTGTAAGTTTTTTTATATATTCAAGAAATTCTTCATAAAAGGCTAATTTGTAACGAAGTCTTTCAGCTCCCCCTCCTCCATTGGGAAAATAAACTGAAAACAGTATAAATTTTTCAAATTCCATTTCCATAACACGACCTTCTGTCGAAAGAAGAGGAAATTCTTGAAAAAAAGTTCTCACTGCACGGGGCTCTTCTTTGGTGTATATTGCCACACCGCTATATCCTTTCTTCTCTTTGGCACAATGAAAATAAGAAAAATACCCATCAGGATTTCTCAACTCTCCTGTAAGTTGTTCAGGATCTGAGATTTTTGTTTCTTGAAGCGCTACCATATCATATCCCCCCTTCTCTAACCATTGTAAGAATCCTTTTTTTCCCGCAGCACGAAGACCATTCACATTCCAAGAAATCAAAGAAATATTTTTCTTTTTCATAAAACAAAAAATTAAAAGTTTTAGATTCTCTGAGGCTCATTCCGGACTATCATTTTCATCTCACATCAAAAAAATAAGTAAGTAGGATTTCTTCTTTACCATAAATTTTTAAAGATACCTCTCTCAAAATCTATTCTAACAAAATTCTTCAATCAAAACCACTCTTTTTCGTATTTCGTATTACATCCTTTGCTTTTTATTATCATTTTGTATAAACGTCTATTCTATCTCTATGATAATTACGACTAGCCTTCCTCGTTCTTTCTAAAATAAATCTCCGTATAAAGTCTAGAAAATTTTGGCTTTCTCTAAAAAGTGCTGAAATAAAATTTTGAAAATTTCGCATATCTTTTTATAGAATACCTTTTTATAGAATATCTTTTTATTTATTCTATGTATTTCCCATAAAAAAGAAGACTTCCATTAAGTTATAGAAGTCATCTTTCTTACTATTGTTTGTCTTTTTAATATATTCTCTTGCTTTAAAATAAATAAATTATACTTCAAAGCAATCTTTCTTATGAAGACTGTTTTCTTTTAGCTTTCACTCGATTAGTCTCGCTTAAGTATTGCTTACGAAGCCTTACTGATTTTGGCGTCACTTCGAGATATTCATCATCAGACATAACTTCCAATCCACGTTCTATGGAAAGCTCAAATGGTGGTACGAGAGTAATAGCATCATCATTTCCACTAGAACGCATATTCGTAAGATGTTTTCCCTTTATAGGATTTACTGTCATATCATCCCCTTTGGAAGTATTTCCTATAACTTGTCCTTCGTACACATCCGTGCTTGCTCCTATATAAAGAATTCCTCGACCTTGCAGATTAAATAATGCGTATCCAAGAGCTTTTCCTGTTTCTCCAGAAATCATAGAGCCCGTTTCCCGCTTCGAAATTGGACCTGCATATTCCCGAAAACCAATAACTCGTGAACATAAAATACCTTCTCCTTTGGTATCTACAATAAATTGCCCTCGATAACCCAAAAGTCCTCTTGTGGGAATTTCAAAAATAAGACGAACTTGATCACCATGTGGTTGCATATTTACCATTGTTCCTTTTCGCTTTCCCAATCTTTCAATAACTGCTCCAGAATATATACTTGGTACATCTATGGTCACCTCTTCGAATGGTTCTAGTTTTTTTCCTTCTTCTTCCTTGATAATAACATGGGGTTGAGAGACTTGTATTTCATAATTCTCTCTCCTCATATTCTCGAGAAGTATCGCAATATGAAGCTCTCCTCTTCCATAGACCATAGCGTATTCTGCAGAAGAAAAATCTATTCTCAAGCCAACATTTACTTCTAGTTCTTTTTTGAGGCGTTCTCGAATTTGTTGATTTGTAACGAATTTTCCTTCTTTTCCAGAAAAAGGAGAATCATTTACAAGAAACCGGAGGGAGATAGTTGGCTCATCTACAGTAATAGCTGGTAATGCCTCTTGAGTAGTAGATTCACAAAGAGTTTCTCCTATATCAATAGAAGAAAATCCCGCTACCATAACAATATCACCAGCAATAGCCTGGTCGGATTCTTGGCGTCGTGTTCCATTGAAAGTAAACAATTTTGTAATTCGTCCTGTTTCACTTTTTCCATCAAGTCTCTTGAGTGTGAGTGATTGTCCTGCTCGAATAATCCCCTCGTAAACTCTTCCTATAGCAAGACGGCCAAGAAAGTCATCGTATCCAAGATTAAACGGTTGAAACAAAAGAGGTTTTTCGGATTCACTTTTTGCTGGAGAAACACGAAGAAGGATCATATCCAAAAGCGGAGAAAGATCTTTAGAATCATCATCGAGATGTTCTTTGGCAATTCCTTCACGGCCAATCGCATATATCGTTGTAAAATCTAATTGTTCATCCGTTGCGCCAAGATCTAAGAAAAGTTCGAAAACTTGCTCATATACAATGTCTGGTTGAGCAGCTGGTTTATCAATTTTATTTATCACAACAAGTGGTTTAAGACCTAATTCAAGAGATTTTTTCAAAACAAATCGAGTTTGAGGCATAGGTCCTTCTTGAGCGTCTACTACCAAAACAACGGAGTCGATAGATCGAAGTACTCGCTCAACCTCACTTCCAAAATCAGCATGTCCTGGTGTGTCTACAATATTGATTTTTGTATCTCGATAAAAAACAGTTGTGTTTTTCGCATAAATAGTAATTCCTCGCTCTTGTTCAAGTGCATTGGAATCCATAGACTCATCATCTCCTACCGCCCCTGTCTGACGCATAATAGCGTCTGTAAGGGTTGTTTTTCCATGATCGACGTGAGCGATAATGGCAATGTTTCGTATTTCCATAAAAATTCTATATAAAAACTATAATTCTAAACAAAAAAACGTCGCCTCTTGCGACGCCTTTTCAAAATACACCCATTTTGCCCTATTCGTCAATTATAACAAACAGGGTGGGAAGGGATATTTTTCTTTACTGTGTTATTTTTCATTATCCGTACGAGAAAGTACGACATTCACACGGTCACATTCTTTTCCAGCTTTGTGAGTACTCCACTTTGTATTTACATCATAATAAGAAGGGTATTCTTTATTCTCACTACTAGATTCAAGACTAAATTGAGCACAAAGCTCAAATTCTCCTTCACGAACAGTCCCTACGGTTCTTGCCTCCGTTATAATACGATATTCGTAAGGAATATTCTTCTCAGGATCAAATTGATTGCCCTCTTCTATACAATAATACGTAGATTTTTGGATTTCTTCTATACTTTTCGGAAGTCTTTGATATTGTGAAGCAAAATTCTCTACACAAGAAGCGATTTGAGATAAATGCTGAGATCGTTGTGTATCAAATGCTCGTGTCCTCGCCATTTGAGGAGAGCCTGAAATCAAAAAGCCAAAGAGGATTCCTAGAAAAATACCGAAGGAAGAACTCCAAGCAAAAGCTTGAAAAACTCTTTTTGAAATAGGTTTTTTGTACTGAATTTCTCTTCTTTCAAAAAAATACCATCCAAAAACAGTCCCCGAAATCAGCAAAATAACACAAGCCTTTAAGAAAAACCTCACACTCATTTCTCCTTGAAGAAAGGTATAAAGAAGGGCTATGAGATCACCTACAAGTATTATTAAACAAATAAACAAAACTCCGTATGTTATCCATTTTATAGCCATTATTTCTCTTTTCACTTCTTGCTGTCGAAATTTTCGAAAGCGAAAAAAAATAGTAAAAAAGAAAAGAGGAAAGGTTATAATAAGTGCTGAAATAGCATAATGAATAGCCTGAGTCGCTACTGAAGAACCATATCCATAAAAAGCTGCTGGATCTGGAAAATATTTATCAATTACTTCGTAGTAAAGAATGCCCACTCCAGTAATGACAATACCGAGGAGAACAAAAGAAAATAAATTCAAAACAACTTCTAAAGCAACTCCAATTTTTTTCCGTCCCGAAAGTCGCTCCAAAGGGAGGGGAACTCCGAGATCCTTCAAAGCATCTGCATAAAGAGCGTCTATTTCATCATCAGTCCAACCAACCGCTAAAAGTTTTTCTTTAATGTGTGATTTTCCTTGACCTTCCTCGATACTTTTTTTTATGAACTCAAGTATAGATAAAGTTTCCATATAATTTTTGTAAACAACGCTATTAATTCTTACAATTTACACTGATAGTATAACACAGTTCGATTACACATTGCGGATACACAAAAAACATGGCTTAAACAAAATTTTTTTGACTTAGTCACCATAGCATCTGACATTTAAATTATTTGGATTATTGCGTGATAAGTTTCAGTAAATCAAATTCACCACTTCTCGGAATCAATCCTAGCCTGTAACTGTTAATCAGAAATAAATTTATCAACACAAAGAAGCCCACGATCAAGAACATCACCATATGATACTTTTTAAATTTTTCCCCCAGGAACACTATTGGCATAATCAAGAATGGCAATATTTCCAAAAATCTTCTAGCGCCAAAGGCATCTCCACCACCAAGATCACTAAGCGAGCCATTAATTATCCATGTAAAAATAAATGCTAAAATTACAACAATTGCCACCCTTCTTGATTTTAGCCATAGGTAATACATTCCAAAAAACACCAATAAAAGAAAAGGTGACCAAGAGAACAGTCCCCTATTACTAGAAAATAAAACATACAAACCATGAAATTCTGGGCGAACAAAATTATGTCCTTGCGGAATTAACAAATATTTTCCATAAACATTTTCCCAAACCAACATCTGACAAACAACAAACAGTATTAATGGCAATATGAAAATCAAAAAATGTTTAATACTATTGGAAATTTCTTCCTTTTTTATTATAAAGGCTGGCACAAACAATGGAGCAACTGCCAAGACTATCAGAATATTTTGCCAACGCGTAGCACACAACAAAAATATAACCAGCATGAAGAACCAAGGATTCACATCCTTTAAGTAGAAAAATTTTAAAGATAAATAAAACAACATACTAGATAAGAATAATGATGGAATATGGGACATTGAAGGTGCCAACAGTTGATAATAAAGAAATGGCGTTGATAACCAGACACCAAGAAGTACAAGAACAGTATATTCGTTATCTGTTTTTTCTTTATCATGTAAAACCAATAAGCATGATTTAAAAATAAAAAACAGAGCAAGAGTTCCGAACAACCATGTTCCAAAATTAATCATAAAAACATAGAAGAAGGAGTACCCATTTCGTGAAAAATCAAAAATAACAGTCAATAGATCACCCACCAAAAAAAATGGCGCCCAGAGAATCGCAGTACCATATGCATATGGATTTGGAGTTTTTCCATTTGAAGTTAAGATATTTTCTTTGACAAATTTTTCACTATAAAAATCTTGCTGTGCGAAATATTCCAATTCATTGTGAAAATCCAAATCATGATCAAAAACAGCCGACCGAAGCCAGCTATAATAAAAAACACCGTCACCTTGAATCTTTATTGGCTGATTACTATTCAAAAAAATAAATACTAAAAAACTAATCATCACAGCAAGAATGAAGATATTCATCATTTGAGAATAAATAAAAGCTACAAGGTTATTATCTTTCATATTTCAATATTAACACACTATTTAATTATAATTTTGAGTGGATAGGGAGAATTTATCGCATCACTCGTTCGCCGTCATTCATTTACTCCTTACTCGCGGCAACGCCAAATGTTCATCCGCATTTATTGGCATTTGCTGTAAAAAATCTCTACTGAGCTTTTTCTAGCTCACTGCCACCGAGTTCAATTCTCCCTACCACAAAACAAAAAACTCCCCTAATGAATGGGGAGCTTTTTGAAATTTTGAGCTGGCTTGTCCATGCGGTTAGGACCGAATTCATGGAAGGAGTCTCCTGTAAATCCCCTGTTTAGACCATTAGTTTGAGGATGATGTTGAGACATGGAGTACAGATGCTATTGAAAATTGCCTCGGCAGTCTCTTCGTCGTTAACCGGATACAACAAGCCATCTATTTCGAACTGGTTCTCGTGGAAATTTGAATGCATATACATGTTTCGATACTCTCGAACCCTATGCAATGTTTCCGCTTCACTCTCAGCAATCAAACTGTCCTTTTTGGCCTTATTGATTATAACATTCAAGGTGTCTTCGTCTTTTGAATCTGTAGCCCACCGCAAAACTTGTTCCAGAAGCATAAATAACGAAGCAATTGCCGGATACCATTTTTCTTCTTTGGCACAGCAATACATCTGAGAGACAATCCAGCCTATGGCGCGATCTTTATTTGCTATATTGTTGATGATGTCATTCATTTTAGAAAAGATGCCGCCTTTTTAATTGGGCTTATAAATAAAATATTTCTCCGCTATCTTGTTCCACTTTTTATCATTAAGGACATTCCTGTACGGGTTTTTGATGATTATCGGGTGGTAACCAGTCCGAGCCATTCCATTTCTGTCTACCAAGTAGATAAAGTATTCTCCATTCTTCACTTTAGCAACATCAATTTCATTTCTTGTCCAAAAAAAAGTAGGTTCCCCTATATAGCTTTTAACTTCTATAAATCTATCCGGAGTACTTGAAACTACCGATTCAAATGAAACTATGTCATATCCGGCAGAAACATCATAATCGGATATTTTTTCAATTTCTGGACTTTTCTGTTCGCCCAATCTCAACCTCTCGAACCCTAACACAAAATTTTCCGCCAACTCACCGTTAATCCTGTTTTCTTCAAGCTGTCGATATAAATCTTCTGCCGTCAACTTTCTTCTTTTTAGGCTTGGTAGCACAGACGAATCGAAAATATCCCTATATTCACCATTAACAACCAACTTACTGGCATTGATGTCTAAACTAGGAATCAAAAAATTGAAATCAATGAGCAATTGCTTGAATTTCGAATATTTCAAACGAAAGGCAGAATTCTTTATCTGTATATTTCTATGAACCACATCGTACGAAAAATTTTCAGGAATGAATATTTCTTTAAAAGCAGAGTCTTTTTCCAATTCGGAAAACGCTTTTTTCAATATTTTAATACGCAGATACTCTTCGCTTTTTAAATTTGCCAAAAAGGAATCGCCGATAATTATCGCCCCATTTTTTGCAATATTGATTATGTTGATTGCCTCAAGGAACGGGACACAACCGTCAAATACAGTCCGGCCATCAATCAGACGGTTACGTAAATATTCATCAATGCCAACAGTATTCCATCTTCCCTTGCGTGCATCAAATTGGTTGAATAATTCCCAAAATAATTTCGGAGTACCGAGGTTTTCATATTTACTGAGTTCTTTTAGCATAATTATCCAATAAAGCTTTGATTAAGTCCGTTTCATCCGAATCATCAATTCTGGAAAACAGAGGGATATCCTCGTCTATTATTTTTTCCATCCGTTCAACCTTAATGTGGAGTTGCCGATCAATAACCTCGTCAATCGAATCCTCGGATAATATGTAATAATAATTGGTTTCCTGGTCAGCAGGCAAGCCGA from Candidatus Moraniibacteriota bacterium includes these protein-coding regions:
- a CDS encoding STAS-like domain-containing protein, producing MKIELKKFGEMLVSRPAGKEAYLVLAAYTLPEIKKNEKVEIDFSGVKVLTPSWADEVLTPLRKQFPSSIFVSTINPTVQMTLKTLEEYSFKK
- a CDS encoding glycosyltransferase, with amino-acid sequence MKIAFVTNKYYPNPRGSSGGLESLRFELMKQGHVVFVLASHRGKSLGREEGVFRYRVTEIFGKRLVWNSHQIIQDLDSLNVDIVHTQQYDGLGKIAREWAKKRGVPWIQTVSDTISVEKSRLVKELPNTTIVPTEIIGEMLRKATSLNQKIVVLPTGVVPEFFLDPNGSAVRKKWDIPSDAKVLLSVSRVTQEKNSQFLFQSLTSLIKRRENVYLLCVGGGNLVDFFRTEVVARGLGNRVFFAEEVPKYDMKHYYACADVFVYVSKEDFRAVVVEEAMYAGLPVVAVSSGGAQERIIDQVTGFLASDAKESSEFSDAVEHLLDNEEKAKSFGKAGHLYAEEHYKSSLCAKSLVEVYEKSCLYRG
- a CDS encoding O-antigen ligase family protein, whose protein sequence is MKGKIRNFFWYAFVFTLPFQTVWILRDVYIEGEKWEYASILFYASDFFLLGFLTFFFLQIPRQKYGIFLKDGVVVSLLGMVIFSLFSCFWALDFSIALFFTWKLFLSLGLFISVRYGDLSFSKTYKTFLVALSIHIFLGLIQWTTQHSPEITFLGLSEYESWKPGVSVLKDESGRWLRSYGGFSHPNIFGGIMAIISLASMCLVLGKEKKYNILWFFLPFSLWGLIFSFSRTTWIGFFFGWLFVMGGIIFWKEYKKFLFRWMFISFIVVCSLGIFFFPVRELFFNRFPVETLAQEKSFVERQELFLQSKELIQKNIWGVGAGNFTMWTKEHVFHKDSYIAQFQPVHNVFLLVFSELGIVGFLFFLMLIGFLFREGIKRRLLFSLGIFCTILPFLFLDHWIWTSHFGIFFSFALIGFFFRSREEKV
- the xth gene encoding exodeoxyribonuclease III; protein product: MSLISWNVNGLRAAGKKGFLQWLEKGGYDMVALQETKISDPEQLTGELRNPDGYFSYFHCAKEKKGYSGVAIYTKEEPRAVRTFFQEFPLLSTEGRVMEMEFEKFILFSVYFPNGGGGAERLRYKLAFYEEFLEYIKKLTKEGKNVIFCGDVNTAHNEIDLARPKENEKNTGFLRIERDWMDKLTLAGFCDTFRFLHTKEIAYSWWDLKTRARERNVGWRLDYFFVNESLRDHIKEVAILGDVYGSDHCPVSLSLSL
- the typA gene encoding translational GTPase TypA, with product MEIRNIAIIAHVDHGKTTLTDAIMRQTGAVGDDESMDSNALEQERGITIYAKNTTVFYRDTKINIVDTPGHADFGSEVERVLRSIDSVVLVVDAQEGPMPQTRFVLKKSLELGLKPLVVINKIDKPAAQPDIVYEQVFELFLDLGATDEQLDFTTIYAIGREGIAKEHLDDDSKDLSPLLDMILLRVSPAKSESEKPLLFQPFNLGYDDFLGRLAIGRVYEGIIRAGQSLTLKRLDGKSETGRITKLFTFNGTRRQESDQAIAGDIVMVAGFSSIDIGETLCESTTQEALPAITVDEPTISLRFLVNDSPFSGKEGKFVTNQQIRERLKKELEVNVGLRIDFSSAEYAMVYGRGELHIAILLENMRRENYEIQVSQPHVIIKEEEGKKLEPFEEVTIDVPSIYSGAVIERLGKRKGTMVNMQPHGDQVRLIFEIPTRGLLGYRGQFIVDTKGEGILCSRVIGFREYAGPISKRETGSMISGETGKALGYALFNLQGRGILYIGASTDVYEGQVIGNTSKGDDMTVNPIKGKHLTNMRSSGNDDAITLVPPFELSIERGLEVMSDDEYLEVTPKSVRLRKQYLSETNRVKAKRKQSS
- a CDS encoding DUF3883 domain-containing protein, with protein sequence MLKELSKYENLGTPKLFWELFNQFDARKGRWNTVGIDEYLRNRLIDGRTVFDGCVPFLEAINIINIAKNGAIIIGDSFLANLKSEEYLRIKILKKAFSELEKDSAFKEIFIPENFSYDVVHRNIQIKNSAFRLKYSKFKQLLIDFNFLIPSLDINASKLVVNGEYRDIFDSSVLPSLKRRKLTAEDLYRQLEENRINGELAENFVLGFERLRLGEQKSPEIEKISDYDVSAGYDIVSFESVVSSTPDRFIEVKSYIGEPTFFWTRNEIDVAKVKNGEYFIYLVDRNGMARTGYHPIIIKNPYRNVLNDKKWNKIAEKYFIYKPN